A single region of the Roseivivax sp. THAF197b genome encodes:
- the ybgF gene encoding tol-pal system protein YbgF, whose amino-acid sequence MLRAALLALSLAATPLAAQNADTLADIRQDLSVLTFELQKLKRELSTTSGSGVQVGGGTLDRVNAIEAELQRLTAQTEQMQFRIDQIVQDGSNRIGDLNFRICELEEGCDIGALGDTPPLGGTPPAPVATPAPAPQPATPPADATGAAGSGDSGLPIAGGAQLAAAEEADFRAAQSALSDGEYQSAADRFTAFRQTYPGSPLDAAALLGRGTALEELGNTREAARAYLEAWNTYPDAPTAPESLFRLGRGLGKIGSTQEACVTLAEVATRYPGSDAVARAQTERTALNCQ is encoded by the coding sequence ATGCTGCGCGCCGCCCTCCTTGCGCTGAGCCTTGCCGCGACGCCGCTGGCCGCGCAGAACGCCGACACCTTGGCCGATATCCGGCAGGACCTGTCGGTGCTGACCTTCGAGTTGCAGAAACTGAAGCGTGAATTGTCGACCACGAGCGGCTCGGGCGTGCAGGTGGGCGGCGGCACGCTGGATCGCGTGAACGCCATCGAGGCGGAGTTGCAGCGCCTGACCGCCCAGACGGAACAGATGCAGTTCCGCATCGACCAGATCGTGCAGGATGGCAGCAACCGGATCGGCGATCTGAATTTCCGCATCTGCGAGCTGGAAGAGGGCTGCGATATCGGCGCGCTGGGGGATACCCCGCCGCTTGGCGGCACGCCGCCCGCACCCGTGGCGACACCGGCCCCCGCGCCTCAGCCCGCCACGCCGCCCGCCGACGCGACGGGCGCCGCGGGCTCAGGTGACAGTGGCTTGCCGATCGCGGGCGGCGCGCAGCTCGCCGCGGCCGAGGAGGCCGATTTCCGCGCCGCGCAATCCGCGCTGTCCGACGGCGAATATCAAAGTGCCGCCGACCGCTTCACCGCCTTCCGCCAGACCTATCCCGGCAGTCCGCTCGATGCCGCAGCGCTTCTGGGCCGGGGCACGGCCCTTGAGGAACTGGGCAATACGCGCGAGGCCGCTCGCGCCTATCTCGAAGCCTGGAACACCTATCCGGACGCCCCCACCGCACCTGAGTCATTGTTTCGTCTCGGTCGGGGCTTGGGCAAGATCGGCTCCACCCAGGAGGCCTGCGTGACCCTTGCGGAAGTGGCCACGCGCTATCCCGGCTCCGATGCCGTGGCGCGGGCACAGACCGAACGCACGGCGCTCAACTGCCAGTGA
- the tolB gene encoding Tol-Pal system beta propeller repeat protein TolB translates to MKTLVSCLLALTLALLSLPAQVHAQGPLRIEITEGVIEPLPFAAPTFVASSAETQSYAQEITQVVRADLTGTGLFRQISADAFISQITSFESPVQFADWRAINAQALITGAVSVDGSGRVIVKFRVYDVFAGTELGQGMQFVGTPDGLRRMGHKVADQVYSRITGEGGYFDSRVVFVSEQGPKDARQKRLAIMDYDGANLQYLTDSSAIVLAPRFSPNGDRVIYTSYATGEPRVHMLDVGSVQSRILPTQQGLMSFAPRFAPSGQSLLYSATTGSNTDIFSMDIATGQTRQLTSAPSIETAPSFSPDGNRVVFESDRSGSQQLYIMPAGGGEATRISFGEGRYGTPVWSPRGDLIAFTKQNAGRFHIGVMRTDGSEERLLTASFLDESPTWAPNGRVIMFSRETQGATGSSSLYSVDISGRNLKRVATPAGGSDPSWGPLQ, encoded by the coding sequence ATGAAAACGCTTGTTTCCTGCCTCCTGGCCCTCACGCTGGCCCTGTTGTCCCTTCCGGCGCAGGTTCACGCGCAGGGTCCGCTCAGGATCGAGATCACCGAGGGTGTGATCGAACCCTTGCCCTTCGCCGCACCGACCTTCGTGGCCAGCAGCGCCGAGACGCAAAGCTACGCGCAGGAGATCACGCAGGTCGTCCGCGCGGATCTTACCGGAACCGGCCTGTTCCGGCAGATTTCAGCCGATGCCTTCATCAGCCAGATCACCAGCTTCGAATCACCGGTGCAATTCGCCGATTGGCGCGCCATCAACGCGCAGGCGCTGATCACCGGCGCGGTCAGCGTGGACGGTTCGGGCCGGGTGATCGTGAAGTTCCGCGTCTACGACGTCTTCGCGGGCACCGAGCTGGGGCAGGGCATGCAATTCGTGGGCACGCCGGATGGCTTGCGCCGGATGGGCCACAAGGTCGCCGATCAGGTCTACTCCCGGATCACCGGCGAGGGCGGCTATTTCGACAGCCGCGTCGTCTTCGTCTCCGAGCAGGGGCCGAAGGATGCGCGTCAGAAGCGGCTCGCGATCATGGATTACGACGGCGCGAACCTGCAATATCTCACCGACAGCTCCGCCATCGTGCTGGCGCCGCGCTTTTCGCCCAATGGCGACCGGGTGATCTACACGAGCTACGCAACGGGCGAGCCGCGTGTGCACATGCTCGATGTGGGCTCGGTGCAAAGCCGGATCCTGCCCACGCAACAGGGCCTGATGAGCTTCGCGCCCCGCTTCGCGCCTTCGGGGCAGAGCCTTCTCTATTCCGCGACCACGGGCTCCAACACCGACATTTTCTCCATGGATATCGCGACCGGGCAAACGCGGCAGCTGACGTCGGCGCCCTCGATCGAGACCGCGCCCAGCTTCTCGCCCGATGGCAATCGCGTGGTGTTCGAAAGCGACCGCTCCGGCAGCCAGCAGCTCTACATCATGCCCGCGGGCGGCGGCGAGGCCACGCGCATCAGCTTCGGCGAGGGGCGCTACGGCACGCCCGTCTGGTCTCCGCGCGGCGATCTCATCGCGTTCACAAAGCAGAATGCGGGCCGCTTCCATATCGGCGTGATGCGCACGGACGGCTCCGAGGAGCGGTTGCTGACCGCCTCCTTCCTCGATGAGAGCCCGACCTGGGCACCCAATGGCCGCGTCATCATGTTCAGCCGCGAAACGCAGGGCGCCACCGGATCCTCGTCGCTTTACTCGGTGGACATCTCCGGTCGGAACCTGAAGCGGGTGGCCACGCCCGCGGGCGGATCGGACCCGAGCTGGGGCCCGCTGCAATAG
- a CDS encoding cell envelope biogenesis protein TolA translates to MKPILSKLNTGQIVSGLGHGLLILWLLFGGIFRPDPDPVAIQDVQILSSEDFAALSQPSAPPEAASEVDAPIAPEAPEVSPQAPVVTPPPQPRPAPEPTPEPEVEEPPVPVQPTPPAEVTDTPPALPEPAPETPAPEIAETPTPDAAPRVAPEPVAPPEPDARVAEEVQDNVSPDAATDEVAEVDEQDATSPEEATTEIVTEAEEPARAPTASVRPAARPNRPAPTPTPEPAPEPEPATETQTAEAPETPPAEEAPSEPDAPSGVEAALAEALGGGGTPDPDPALPVGPPLTGGERDALRVAVQRCWVVDVGSQAANVTVVVGMRMEENGRVVTDSLRQIEASGGDAAATQTAFQAARRAILRCQGDGFPLPPEKYAQWREIEMVFDPSGMRLR, encoded by the coding sequence ATGAAGCCCATCCTCTCCAAGCTCAATACCGGCCAGATCGTTTCTGGCCTCGGGCATGGCTTGCTCATTCTCTGGCTGCTCTTCGGCGGCATTTTCCGGCCCGATCCCGATCCTGTCGCGATCCAGGACGTGCAGATTCTGTCATCGGAAGATTTCGCCGCCCTCTCGCAACCTTCCGCACCACCCGAAGCCGCCTCGGAAGTCGACGCGCCGATAGCACCGGAAGCGCCAGAGGTTTCTCCGCAAGCCCCCGTTGTTACGCCTCCGCCGCAACCGCGCCCGGCGCCGGAACCGACGCCCGAGCCGGAGGTGGAAGAGCCGCCCGTGCCCGTGCAGCCCACGCCCCCTGCTGAGGTGACGGATACCCCACCGGCCTTGCCCGAACCCGCGCCCGAAACACCCGCGCCCGAGATCGCCGAGACGCCGACGCCCGACGCCGCACCACGCGTGGCACCCGAGCCTGTCGCTCCGCCCGAGCCCGACGCGCGCGTGGCCGAGGAGGTGCAGGATAACGTCTCGCCCGATGCGGCAACGGATGAGGTGGCCGAGGTGGACGAACAGGACGCAACCTCTCCCGAGGAGGCCACGACCGAGATCGTGACCGAAGCCGAGGAACCGGCGCGCGCGCCAACGGCGTCGGTGCGCCCGGCCGCGCGTCCGAACCGTCCCGCCCCGACACCGACGCCAGAGCCCGCGCCCGAGCCAGAGCCCGCGACGGAGACCCAAACCGCCGAGGCGCCGGAAACGCCCCCTGCTGAAGAGGCGCCGAGCGAACCCGACGCACCCTCCGGCGTGGAAGCGGCACTCGCCGAAGCGCTGGGCGGCGGCGGCACCCCCGATCCCGATCCGGCATTGCCGGTCGGCCCGCCGCTCACGGGCGGGGAGCGCGATGCCCTGCGTGTGGCCGTGCAGCGCTGCTGGGTCGTCGATGTGGGCAGCCAGGCCGCAAACGTGACGGTCGTCGTCGGCATGCGCATGGAAGAGAATGGCCGCGTGGTCACAGACAGCCTGCGCCAGATCGAGGCCTCTGGCGGTGATGCGGCAGCGACGCAGACCGCCTTTCAGGCCGCGCGCCGCGCGATCCTGCGCTGTCAGGGCGACGGCTTCCCGCTGCCGCCCGAGAAATATGCCCAATGGCGCGAAATCGAGATGGTCTTCGACCCCTCGGGCATGCGGTTGCGCTGA
- a CDS encoding methyltransferase domain-containing protein, with protein MTAAAEAIGWDPGTYNRFRGLRLRPALDLLRSIGPLPEGDVIDLGCGAGAVGPALGQLRRRLVGVDSSPEMLDHAERSGSYDVVEETDLATWQAETPPAMIFANAALHWLHDHQTLMPRLAKMLTPGGVLAVQCPNQNRAPSHRLWLQIADELFPGRVDRKSLPALLLPAEYHRLLSPLGKVSLWETEYYQELAPDAEGHPVRRFTEATFARPILSALSGEERKRLIGEYEKVIGKAYPEGANGTVLFPFRRLFFTVTV; from the coding sequence ATGACGGCTGCGGCCGAGGCAATCGGCTGGGACCCCGGAACCTATAACAGGTTCCGGGGTTTGCGCTTGCGCCCCGCACTCGATCTGTTGCGCTCCATCGGGCCGTTGCCGGAAGGCGATGTCATCGATCTGGGCTGCGGGGCAGGCGCCGTCGGTCCCGCGCTTGGACAATTGCGGCGCAGGCTCGTCGGGGTCGATTCCAGTCCCGAGATGCTCGATCATGCGGAGCGGTCCGGCTCCTACGACGTGGTCGAGGAAACGGATCTGGCCACCTGGCAAGCGGAAACGCCCCCCGCCATGATCTTCGCCAACGCGGCGCTGCACTGGCTCCACGATCATCAGACATTGATGCCGCGCCTGGCGAAGATGCTGACGCCGGGCGGGGTTCTTGCGGTGCAATGCCCCAATCAGAACCGCGCGCCCTCGCACCGGCTCTGGTTGCAGATCGCGGATGAGCTGTTCCCGGGTCGGGTCGATCGCAAATCGCTCCCGGCGCTTCTGCTGCCAGCGGAATACCACCGGCTGCTCTCCCCGCTTGGCAAGGTCTCACTGTGGGAGACGGAGTATTATCAGGAGCTTGCGCCCGATGCCGAAGGGCACCCGGTGCGCCGCTTTACCGAAGCGACCTTTGCCCGTCCGATCCTGTCCGCCCTCTCGGGCGAGGAGCGCAAGCGCCTGATCGGCGAGTACGAGAAGGTCATCGGCAAGGCCTATCCGGAGGGGGCCAACGGGACGGTTCTGTTCCCCTTCCGCAGGTTGTTTTTCACGGTGACGGTCTAG
- the ftsH gene encoding ATP-dependent zinc metalloprotease FtsH produces MGNARNIAFWVVLFLLVLALFNLFSGGNNTLQSREAPYSDFVSAVEDQNVTSATIDGEQVRYRTQDGTDYVTIKPQDAEVTNLLVDNNVPVRAESQEQSGFQSFLISLLPFLLLIGVWIYFMNRMQGGGRGGAMGFGKSKAKLLTEKHGRVTFDDVAGIDEAKEELEEIVEFLRNPQKFSRLGGKIPKGALLVGPPGTGKTLLARAIAGEAGVPFFTISGSDFVEMFVGVGASRVRDMFEQAKKNAPCIVFIDEIDAVGRNRGSGYGGGNDEREQTLNQLLVEMDGFEANEGVIIVAATNRRDVLDPALLRPGRFDRQVTVPNPDVKGREKILGVHARKTPLGPDVDLRIIARGTPGFSGADLANLVNEAALMAARVGRRFVTMVDFEDAKDKVMMGAERRSMVLTADQKEKTAYHEAGHAIVGLSLPQCDPVYKATIIPRGGALGMVVSLPEIDRLNWHKSECEEKLAMTMAGKAAEIIKYGEENVSNGPAGDIQQASALARAMVLQWGMSDKVGNIDYREAAEGYSGQTAGLSVSAHTKEMIEDEVKRFIAEAYETAHRILTEKKDEWERLAQGLLEYETLTGEEIQRVIRGEPPHSDDGDAGSSSDEPKSSVVSIPKTKPKAKPAGDLEPEPSA; encoded by the coding sequence TTGGGCAACGCGCGTAATATCGCCTTCTGGGTCGTGCTCTTTCTGCTCGTCCTTGCACTCTTCAACCTCTTCTCTGGCGGCAACAACACGCTGCAGAGCCGCGAGGCGCCGTATTCGGACTTCGTGTCGGCCGTCGAGGATCAGAACGTCACCTCGGCCACGATCGACGGCGAGCAGGTCCGCTACCGGACGCAGGACGGCACCGATTACGTCACGATCAAGCCGCAGGATGCCGAGGTCACCAACCTTCTAGTCGACAACAACGTGCCCGTCCGGGCCGAGTCGCAGGAACAATCAGGCTTCCAGTCCTTCCTGATCTCGCTTCTGCCCTTCCTGCTGCTGATCGGCGTCTGGATCTACTTCATGAACCGGATGCAGGGCGGTGGCCGCGGCGGCGCGATGGGCTTCGGCAAGTCCAAGGCCAAGCTTCTGACCGAGAAACATGGCCGCGTGACCTTTGACGATGTCGCGGGCATCGACGAGGCCAAAGAGGAACTTGAAGAGATCGTCGAGTTCCTGCGCAACCCGCAAAAATTCAGTCGTCTTGGTGGCAAGATCCCCAAAGGCGCGCTTCTGGTGGGCCCCCCGGGCACCGGTAAGACGCTGCTTGCCCGCGCCATCGCGGGCGAGGCCGGCGTGCCGTTCTTCACCATCTCGGGTTCGGACTTCGTCGAGATGTTCGTGGGTGTCGGTGCATCGCGCGTGCGCGACATGTTCGAGCAGGCCAAGAAGAACGCGCCCTGTATCGTCTTCATCGACGAGATCGACGCCGTGGGCCGCAACCGGGGCTCCGGCTATGGCGGCGGCAATGACGAGCGTGAGCAGACGTTGAACCAGCTTCTCGTGGAGATGGACGGTTTCGAGGCCAATGAAGGCGTCATCATCGTCGCGGCGACCAACCGTCGTGACGTGCTTGACCCCGCGCTGCTGCGTCCGGGCCGCTTTGACCGTCAGGTCACCGTGCCCAACCCGGATGTCAAAGGCCGCGAGAAGATCCTCGGCGTGCATGCCCGCAAGACCCCGCTTGGCCCCGATGTCGACCTGCGCATCATCGCGCGCGGCACGCCCGGCTTCTCCGGTGCGGATCTGGCGAACCTCGTGAACGAGGCCGCGCTGATGGCGGCCCGTGTCGGACGCCGCTTCGTGACCATGGTCGATTTCGAAGATGCCAAGGACAAGGTCATGATGGGCGCCGAGCGCCGGTCGATGGTCCTGACGGCAGATCAGAAGGAGAAGACCGCCTACCACGAGGCCGGTCACGCCATCGTCGGCCTGTCGCTGCCGCAATGCGATCCGGTCTACAAGGCCACGATCATCCCGCGCGGCGGTGCGCTTGGCATGGTCGTCTCGCTGCCCGAGATCGACCGCCTGAACTGGCACAAGTCCGAGTGCGAAGAGAAGCTTGCCATGACCATGGCCGGCAAGGCGGCCGAGATCATCAAATACGGCGAAGAGAACGTCTCCAACGGTCCGGCGGGCGATATCCAGCAGGCTTCGGCCCTGGCGCGTGCGATGGTCCTGCAATGGGGCATGTCGGACAAGGTCGGCAATATCGACTACCGCGAAGCGGCCGAGGGATATTCCGGTCAGACCGCGGGTCTGTCGGTCTCCGCCCACACCAAGGAGATGATCGAGGACGAGGTGAAGCGCTTCATCGCCGAGGCGTATGAGACCGCGCATCGCATCCTGACCGAAAAGAAGGATGAGTGGGAGCGTCTCGCGCAAGGCCTTCTCGAATACGAGACACTGACCGGCGAGGAGATCCAGCGCGTCATCCGCGGCGAGCCGCCGCATTCCGATGATGGCGATGCGGGCAGCTCGAGCGATGAACCGAAATCCTCGGTCGTCTCGATCCCGAAGACGAAGCCCAAGGCGAAACCTGCGGGCGATCTCGAGCCCGAACCGTCTGCATGA
- a CDS encoding MOSC domain-containing protein encodes MPALKPTDFTAKIVWLGRVTEVTKDIRSAPVDAIPLDWDGVPGDTHGGINRPSCSRLLSQYARGTEIRNVRQLSIVSAEELSDTAARIGLTDLPPEWLGATMVIEGLPDFSHVPPSSRLQLDDGGMLVVDMENRPCHLPAREIAETEAEAAKRFKAAAKGKRGVTAWVERPGTLRLGGTLRLHVPDQPLWAHHEALRGA; translated from the coding sequence ATGCCAGCGCTGAAGCCCACGGATTTCACCGCGAAAATCGTCTGGCTCGGCCGGGTGACCGAGGTGACGAAAGACATCCGCTCCGCCCCGGTGGACGCGATCCCGCTCGATTGGGACGGCGTGCCGGGCGACACCCATGGCGGCATCAATCGCCCCTCCTGTTCGCGTCTTCTCAGCCAATACGCGCGCGGGACGGAGATCCGCAACGTGCGCCAGCTTTCCATCGTCTCGGCAGAGGAATTGTCCGACACCGCCGCGCGTATCGGTCTGACCGACCTGCCGCCCGAATGGCTGGGGGCGACGATGGTGATCGAAGGCTTGCCCGATTTCTCCCATGTGCCGCCCTCGTCGCGGCTTCAGCTCGACGATGGGGGCATGCTGGTCGTCGACATGGAGAACCGGCCCTGCCATCTGCCCGCCCGCGAGATCGCGGAGACTGAGGCCGAGGCCGCGAAACGGTTCAAGGCTGCGGCCAAGGGCAAGCGCGGCGTCACCGCCTGGGTGGAGCGTCCGGGCACGTTACGCTTGGGCGGAACCTTGCG
- the pal gene encoding peptidoglycan-associated lipoprotein Pal: MGISTKAILIVAALAVAGCQNPDRFGAGGDPGMGAGAGAGAGTGIVPGSANDPNSPAYFSQTIGDRVLFAVDQSTLSPAAQATLSGQAQWLMSNPTYMARIEGHADEQGTREYNLALGARRANSVMEYLVAQGVAQNRLTFVSYGKERPIEICSTEECYSKNRRAVTVVAAGGLG, from the coding sequence ATGGGCATTTCGACCAAAGCTATCCTGATCGTCGCGGCGCTGGCCGTGGCAGGCTGTCAGAACCCCGACCGCTTCGGCGCGGGCGGCGATCCCGGCATGGGCGCCGGGGCAGGTGCGGGCGCGGGCACCGGCATCGTGCCGGGAAGCGCCAATGACCCCAATTCCCCCGCCTATTTCAGTCAGACCATCGGGGACCGCGTCCTCTTTGCGGTGGATCAGTCCACGCTCTCGCCCGCCGCGCAAGCGACCCTGTCGGGCCAGGCGCAATGGCTGATGTCGAACCCGACCTACATGGCCCGGATTGAAGGCCATGCGGATGAGCAGGGCACGCGGGAATACAACCTCGCCCTCGGCGCGCGCCGGGCCAATTCGGTGATGGAATACCTCGTGGCGCAGGGTGTGGCGCAAAACCGCCTGACCTTCGTCTCCTACGGCAAGGAGCGCCCGATCGAGATCTGCTCGACCGAGGAATGCTATTCCAAGAACCGCCGCGCCGTTACGGTCGTGGCCGCAGGCGGGCTCGGCTAA
- the tilS gene encoding tRNA lysidine(34) synthetase TilS, which translates to MTPEVREAPSLDDRFAAAMGQCLGPDFPAEIGLAVSGGGDSMAMLALAHNWTKRWGVRLRVVTVDHGLRPGSADEARLVAEECRVLGWPHDTLKWTGWDGQGNLQDAARRARLSLIDGWRQGMRDVLFAHTADDQAETLLMRLRRGSGVEGLSGMAQIREAGAMRIVRPLLDERRDALRFYLRVMRIPFADDPSNEDTGFERVRMRKLLADLDEAGLGVEALTGTARRMARAGEALKARAADIAARLTRLDWGQIVIDRDGFAETERDTQMRLLAASLRFVAGGAYRPRADALEALLDSALSGKGGTLGGAALHVEAGEMRIVRELNAVETMEITAGSGTLWDGRWRIEGPEINGLSVRALGTRGWSQVTPKPQTGPRFRQALSLPAVFRGETLVACAALEFGPPHTCRFEAPAPSLSGFVLSH; encoded by the coding sequence GTGACACCCGAGGTGCGCGAGGCTCCGTCGCTCGATGACCGGTTCGCCGCCGCCATGGGGCAATGCCTCGGTCCCGATTTCCCCGCCGAGATCGGCCTTGCCGTGTCGGGCGGGGGCGATTCCATGGCGATGCTCGCCCTTGCGCACAATTGGACCAAGCGCTGGGGCGTGCGGCTCCGCGTTGTCACGGTCGATCATGGTCTGAGGCCCGGATCTGCCGACGAGGCGCGGCTCGTGGCCGAGGAATGCCGCGTTCTGGGCTGGCCGCATGACACGCTGAAATGGACCGGCTGGGACGGGCAGGGCAATCTGCAGGATGCCGCCCGCCGCGCGCGGCTGTCGCTGATCGACGGCTGGCGGCAGGGCATGCGCGATGTGCTCTTCGCCCACACGGCGGACGATCAGGCCGAGACGCTGCTGATGCGGCTCAGGCGCGGATCGGGCGTCGAAGGCCTGTCCGGCATGGCGCAGATTCGCGAGGCCGGTGCGATGCGCATCGTCCGCCCGCTTCTGGATGAGCGGCGCGATGCGCTGCGGTTCTATCTGCGGGTGATGCGCATTCCCTTCGCGGATGATCCCTCGAACGAGGATACGGGTTTCGAACGGGTCCGCATGCGCAAGCTCCTGGCCGATCTCGACGAGGCGGGCCTTGGCGTCGAGGCCCTGACCGGCACGGCGCGGCGCATGGCCCGCGCGGGCGAGGCGCTGAAGGCTCGCGCGGCGGACATCGCGGCGCGTCTCACGCGGCTCGACTGGGGGCAGATCGTGATCGACCGCGACGGCTTTGCCGAAACCGAACGCGACACGCAGATGCGGCTTCTGGCCGCAAGTCTGCGCTTCGTGGCGGGCGGCGCATATCGTCCCAGGGCCGACGCGCTGGAGGCGCTGCTCGACTCGGCACTTTCGGGAAAGGGCGGCACGCTGGGCGGCGCGGCCCTGCATGTGGAGGCGGGCGAAATGCGCATCGTGCGCGAGTTGAACGCGGTCGAGACGATGGAAATCACGGCCGGGTCCGGCACGCTCTGGGACGGTCGCTGGCGCATAGAAGGCCCCGAGATCAATGGCTTGAGCGTTCGCGCGCTGGGAACACGCGGCTGGTCGCAGGTCACCCCGAAACCGCAGACGGGCCCGCGCTTTCGGCAAGCGCTGTCACTTCCGGCGGTGTTTCGCGGCGAGACCTTGGTCGCCTGCGCCGCGCTGGAGTTCGGCCCCCCGCATACCTGCCGCTTCGAGGCCCCGGCCCCGAGCCTTTCGGGCTTTGTCCTGTCGCATTGA